The proteins below are encoded in one region of Pseudomonas putida S13.1.2:
- a CDS encoding LysR family transcriptional regulator, whose amino-acid sequence MDYRQLRAFIAVFEERNITAAARSIHLSQPALSGSIRALEQALGTTLFVRQARGVEVTEDARALYPEAQRMVADANRLLGRFKGDRERAPLQIGVEQDVSAAVLGKVVLAAAAIQPPVRLQLATGCMGAVRLASEELRCEDELFLPLHSDPFVLAVAQQATTEARWITCPSQPSHQRLQPFYSGILVAEADTFALALELVAAGLGAAIVPESLATEHPGVRIETMPQLDLRRRIGLCYSAQALALDGVVQLRDALQS is encoded by the coding sequence ATGGATTATCGCCAGCTTCGCGCCTTCATCGCCGTGTTCGAAGAGCGCAACATCACTGCCGCCGCGCGGTCGATACACCTTAGCCAACCAGCGCTTTCCGGCAGCATCCGGGCACTGGAGCAGGCCTTGGGCACCACGCTGTTCGTGCGCCAGGCCCGCGGCGTCGAGGTGACCGAGGATGCCCGCGCGCTCTACCCCGAAGCGCAGCGCATGGTCGCCGACGCCAATCGCCTGCTCGGCCGCTTCAAGGGCGATCGTGAGCGTGCGCCGTTGCAGATCGGCGTGGAGCAGGATGTGAGTGCGGCGGTACTGGGCAAGGTGGTGCTGGCAGCCGCTGCCATCCAGCCCCCGGTGCGCCTGCAACTGGCGACCGGCTGCATGGGCGCGGTGCGGCTGGCCAGCGAAGAACTGCGCTGTGAGGATGAGTTGTTTCTGCCGCTGCACAGCGACCCGTTCGTGCTGGCGGTTGCGCAGCAGGCAACCACCGAAGCGCGCTGGATCACCTGCCCGTCACAGCCCAGCCATCAGCGCCTGCAACCTTTCTACAGCGGTATTCTGGTGGCAGAGGCAGACACCTTTGCCCTGGCCCTGGAGCTGGTTGCGGCGGGCCTGGGCGCCGCGATCGTGCCAGAATCGCTGGCCACCGAGCACCCCGGCGTGCGCATCGAGACCATGCCACAACTCGACCTGCGCCGGCGTATCGGCCTGTGCTACTCGGCCCAGGCGCTGGCGCTTGATGGCGTCGTTCAGCTGCGCGATGCCTTGCAGAGTTGA
- a CDS encoding SDR family oxidoreductase — protein sequence MTDTLKPLVVITGASSGIGLATAKLLSSRGHALLLLSRRLAPMQQLQLPNTLALAVDITDRAAVLAAVAEAEARFGPVDAIINNAGVMLLGSIATQDPEQWDRMLDVNVRGLLNGIHAVASGMVERRQGTIINVSSVAGRKAFPNHVAYVGTKFAVTGLSENLREELAPSNVRVITIEPGAVDTELLSHTTDDAIKAGYNDWKREMGGVLTAETIAETIGFAYGQPQSVCIREIVVCATRQQQ from the coding sequence ATGACCGACACCCTTAAACCTTTGGTAGTCATTACCGGTGCCAGCTCCGGTATCGGCCTGGCCACCGCCAAGCTGCTGTCCAGCCGTGGCCACGCCCTGTTGCTGCTGTCCCGGCGCCTGGCGCCGATGCAGCAACTGCAGCTGCCCAATACCCTGGCACTGGCGGTCGATATCACCGACCGCGCTGCGGTGCTGGCAGCCGTCGCTGAGGCCGAAGCACGGTTTGGCCCGGTGGACGCGATCATCAACAATGCTGGCGTGATGCTGCTGGGCAGTATCGCCACCCAGGACCCGGAGCAGTGGGACCGCATGCTCGACGTGAACGTGCGCGGCCTGCTCAACGGCATTCATGCGGTCGCCAGCGGTATGGTCGAGCGCAGGCAGGGCACTATCATCAACGTGAGTTCGGTGGCCGGTCGCAAGGCTTTTCCCAACCACGTCGCCTACGTCGGAACCAAGTTTGCTGTTACCGGCCTGTCGGAAAACCTGCGAGAAGAGCTGGCACCGAGCAATGTGCGGGTGATCACCATCGAGCCGGGTGCAGTCGACACCGAACTGCTCAGCCACACGACCGATGACGCCATCAAGGCGGGGTACAACGACTGGAAGCGAGAGATGGGCGGGGTACTCACGGCCGAGACCATTGCCGAGACCATCGGCTTTGCCTATGGCCAGCCGCAGTCCGTGTGTATCCGAGAAATCGTGGTGTGCGCTACCCGGCAGCAGCAGTAA
- a CDS encoding GNAT family N-acetyltransferase, protein MSTLQFRTPTVADAERCYAIEIGAYEGDEAATLEKIRTRIVQYPQGFLILENMGEIVGFINSGCAHEVVMSDEDFKELIGHDPAAPNVVIMSVVVDPVHQGKGYAKRLMDEFIARMKASGKQNIHLMCKQQHVALYQKMGYQYVKPSPSDHGGMAWHEMVMGL, encoded by the coding sequence ATGAGTACCCTGCAGTTCCGTACCCCCACAGTTGCAGACGCCGAGCGCTGCTACGCCATTGAAATCGGCGCGTACGAAGGGGATGAAGCGGCCACGCTGGAGAAAATCCGCACCCGCATCGTGCAGTATCCGCAAGGCTTCCTCATCCTGGAGAACATGGGTGAAATCGTCGGCTTCATCAATAGCGGTTGCGCCCACGAAGTGGTCATGTCTGATGAAGACTTCAAGGAACTGATCGGCCATGACCCGGCAGCACCGAACGTGGTGATCATGTCGGTGGTGGTGGACCCGGTGCACCAGGGCAAAGGTTACGCCAAGCGCTTGATGGACGAATTCATCGCCCGCATGAAGGCCTCGGGCAAGCAGAACATTCACCTGATGTGCAAGCAGCAGCATGTGGCGCTGTACCAGAAGATGGGGTATCAGTACGTGAAACCGTCGCCGTCGGATCATGGCGGCATGGCCTGGCATGAAATGGTCATGGGCCTCTGA
- a CDS encoding biliverdin-producing heme oxygenase: MTAAPLTLTEPGRCKRLKAASSSDHDQVDKLVMAAQPFADRERYACFLQVQHRFHGSLLSLYRDEALNLRLPGLVRLSRFAAVEDDLRDLGLPLPELPRQVCASAAQALGWLYCSEGSNLGAAFLFKQTQRLGLNGDEGARHLAPHPDGRALHWREFVARLDGLVLNDEEEAEVIVGAIAAFDSYRAHLREVFASQ; this comes from the coding sequence ATGACCGCTGCCCCACTCACCCTCACGGAGCCCGGGCGCTGCAAGCGCCTGAAAGCGGCCAGCAGCAGTGACCATGACCAGGTCGACAAACTGGTGATGGCGGCGCAGCCCTTCGCGGACCGCGAACGTTATGCCTGCTTCCTGCAGGTGCAGCACCGTTTCCACGGCAGCCTGTTGTCGCTTTACCGCGACGAGGCGCTGAACCTGCGCCTGCCGGGGCTGGTGCGGCTGTCGCGTTTTGCGGCGGTCGAGGACGACCTGCGTGACCTCGGGCTGCCGCTGCCTGAGTTGCCCCGGCAGGTTTGCGCCAGTGCAGCCCAGGCCTTGGGCTGGCTGTATTGCAGTGAAGGCTCCAACCTGGGTGCAGCGTTCCTGTTCAAGCAGACCCAGCGCCTGGGCCTGAATGGCGATGAGGGTGCCCGCCACCTGGCGCCGCACCCCGATGGTCGGGCACTGCACTGGCGCGAGTTCGTGGCCAGGCTTGATGGCCTGGTGCTGAACGACGAGGAAGAGGCCGAGGTGATTGTTGGGGCGATTGCCGCGTTCGACAGTTATCGGGCACACCTGCGAGAAGTGTTCGCAAGCCAATGA
- a CDS encoding MFS transporter produces the protein MANPAAVYTSRQATCIALLVAITFFMENLDATVIATALPQMASDFGESAVSLNIGISAYLLAVAVFIPLSGWVADRFGPRQVFAGAIGLFTVASLLCGMAPTLETFVAARVLQGIGGALMVPVGRLVVLRTTEKKDLVKMLAVITWPGLVAPVLGPPLGGLIVTHWSWPWIFYLNIPLGLLAIAAAWVLIPNARSDEKRRFDTLGFVFLASSCAAWLVGLEMLGSLAGGSLGAGLALVSLGGLLTWLAVRHCRRHPSPLLPLNTLSIPTFRVSIVGGTLFRLSISALPFLIPLLLQIGFGLSPVDAGLLVLAIFAGNLAMKPFTTRLLRRYGFRRVLLVNGLIGVGCILACLGLQQGMPWYWMAVVLFVGGLSRSMQFTTYNAVGFADVPKQQMGEASTLFSMCFQLAMALGVAVVALLLRVAMMARGGEAEMTVSDFHWALIGVALIACVALADAMRLPSNAGEQVLRT, from the coding sequence TTGGCCAACCCGGCAGCCGTCTACACCTCCCGCCAAGCCACCTGCATCGCCCTGCTGGTGGCTATCACCTTCTTCATGGAAAACCTCGACGCCACCGTGATTGCCACGGCATTGCCGCAAATGGCCAGTGACTTCGGTGAAAGCGCTGTCAGCCTGAACATCGGCATCAGTGCCTATCTGCTGGCAGTTGCGGTATTCATTCCGCTCAGTGGCTGGGTGGCCGACCGTTTCGGCCCGCGACAGGTGTTTGCCGGGGCCATTGGCCTGTTTACCGTGGCTTCATTGCTGTGCGGCATGGCCCCGACCCTGGAAACGTTCGTGGCAGCCCGGGTACTGCAGGGCATTGGCGGTGCCCTGATGGTACCGGTGGGCCGGCTGGTGGTGCTGCGCACGACCGAGAAAAAAGACCTGGTGAAAATGCTCGCGGTGATCACCTGGCCCGGCCTGGTGGCGCCGGTATTGGGGCCGCCGCTCGGTGGCCTGATCGTCACGCATTGGTCGTGGCCCTGGATCTTCTACCTGAACATCCCCCTCGGGTTGCTGGCCATTGCGGCTGCCTGGGTGCTGATTCCTAATGCGCGGTCAGATGAAAAACGCCGTTTCGACACGCTGGGGTTCGTTTTCCTGGCATCGTCTTGTGCGGCGTGGCTGGTCGGCCTGGAAATGCTCGGCTCGCTGGCGGGTGGCAGCCTGGGCGCCGGGCTGGCACTGGTGTCGCTGGGGGGCTTGCTGACCTGGTTAGCAGTTCGTCATTGCCGGCGCCATCCTTCGCCGCTATTGCCACTGAATACCCTGTCTATTCCCACGTTCAGGGTCAGCATCGTTGGCGGAACCTTGTTCCGCCTGTCGATCAGCGCCTTGCCGTTCCTGATCCCGTTGCTGCTGCAGATTGGTTTCGGCTTGTCGCCGGTGGATGCCGGGCTGCTGGTACTGGCGATCTTCGCCGGCAACCTGGCGATGAAGCCGTTTACCACCAGGTTGCTGCGCCGCTATGGTTTCCGCCGCGTGTTGCTGGTCAACGGGCTGATTGGCGTTGGTTGCATTCTGGCCTGCCTGGGCTTGCAGCAAGGCATGCCGTGGTACTGGATGGCCGTGGTGTTGTTCGTGGGCGGGCTTTCGCGCTCGATGCAGTTCACCACATACAACGCTGTCGGTTTTGCCGATGTGCCCAAGCAGCAGATGGGCGAGGCTTCGACGCTGTTCAGCATGTGCTTCCAGCTGGCGATGGCGTTGGGTGTGGCGGTGGTGGCACTGCTGTTGCGCGTGGCGATGATGGCGCGGGGCGGCGAAGCCGAGATGACAGTCAGCGACTTCCACTGGGCGTTGATCGGTGTTGCCTTGATTGCCTGTGTGGCGTTGGCGGATGCCATGCGCTTGCCGAGCAATGCCGGGGAGCAAGTTCTGCGCACCTGA